In the genome of Candida dubliniensis CD36 chromosome 3, complete sequence, the window TGACATTTTACCAACTCAACTGGAGTCAACACAAACGATGCCATGAATCCAGCAAATCCACCAGCTATAATTTTCCCCATGAATGGTAATGTTTCAGTAGTGTATCGCCTTTTGTCGTTACTCTTGTTTAAATGATTTGCTATCACAGTAGATCCAAAATTATATGAGCTAAAAAGGATGGCATTTTCTAAACAAGCACCAATCATAGGAGCTTTTAGTCCCTTATAAAACCCATTGAAAATTCCTTCATTATGATATGTCGATTTGATCATTTGTAAAGTTgtaattgaagaattattgCCATTACCACTGGCAGATTGTAATCGCACTTTAATTGTGTCCAATGGGAATTCAACTACTTTACCCACCATTCCTGATATGGCACCAAATGTTATCTCTTTCAAAGGGTGAAGTGTTTCATGATCAGGAGCATTTGGTAATGATATCTCTTGATCCATAGTTTAAAGTCAAATTAGTTCTATAAAACTTGACAGTTTTCTATCTATATTGGATTGGATTTTCCCCAGGAAATGAGATTTCTGGGATGCCATTTTTCccaaatttttgaaaaaacttTTTTCTTCGGTCCAATAGATGAGAAATCTAATATTGTGTGGGTATTCTGACAAGGCGGTTAGCCTAATCAGGTAATTAAAGGAATTATAGAATTCATTAGGGAGTGatatgatttattttatacTGGCCCAAAACCACTTACTTACCTCTTCTACATCAaatacaaaagaaaaactttTGTACCTTTACTTCTCTTTTTACCTTGTTCGTAGATTGTTAGACCCACTATAAACtataaattacaaaattttaAAGTTATTTCttatatattaaaaaatatccCTAATATACATAACAGAGGGGGTGAAATGGTTTGTGTGTGAGTGGGGGGAAGGAAAAGTTAAATGTAGTCGTgataatatttgtttttgctaatctttttgaaattcaatttatcacATCAAATTTATCTCAATGGCATGAATTTAGAAGAAGCATTACCAGCTCTACCGTGTCTAACTGGAGTATAGGTAATGGAGAATTCACCCAAGTAGTGACCAACCATTTCTGGTTTGATTTCAACAGTGTTGAAAACTTTACCGTTGTAGACACCGACAACAGAACCAATCATTTCTGGAACAACAATCATGTTTCTCAAGTGAGTTTTGACAACAGCTGGTCTTTCATTTGGTTCAGTGGCAGCTCTGGCAGCtctcaattttttgattaaacCCATTGGTTTGGAGTCTAAACCTCTGGAGAATCTTCTTCTGACTCTGGCACCACATAATTTGGTGAATTCTTCAGTTGGCATTTCAACCAAGTCTTTTAAATCAACACCTTTAAAGGAGAATTGTTTGAAGGTTCTCTTCTTTGGGGCAGCTATAACATAAAGGTTGTTAGTatattgtattattttcaaattcatatTTGACTCTGAGCCAAAAAGCATAGTCTGTGAATATATAGATCTCTTTGTAAATCacataattgataataacaTCAGTACACCCATGACAATATTTTATgtagaaagaaaagaaaactaaaTATTGACTATTGTCTTTGTCCGTAGTTGCTTTGTTTGATATGGTTAATTTATCTTGTTCAACAAGTAGTTGTAACTTCCATCAATAAACTATCATAAATCATATCTCTTCTAATACTTGTTGAGCTTtgttcattatcattatcacaCATATCCCATCTTGTCTCTTTGGCTTTATCTCAATCAATACGTTACATACTAGCGTCAACCATGTTTGTTCCTGTTGTATATGATACTAAGATTCAAAACTAGAAaaagttgtttttttcaaaagtgTTTTTCTCAGTATTGGTAGAAACTCTCTCTCCCAGCTTACACCATACACTTCCACTATTTTTCgcaaagaaatttttttttttccgcTGGGAGAAAAGTGCCCTATACAAAATACTGCACATTATATGTGGTGGTAGGGCTACAGCCCTAATATACTGCATATTGTTATAATATCACACAAACATCGTCGCACTGTTTTTGCTCCTTCCTAAGTAAGTTTGTTGCaagataatttttcattttgctAGGaaacagaagaagaagagagagaaaaaaaaaataccttACTAGGTTGTCTTGATATAATCTTTTCACAAATCAAAGGATAGTCTGCCGTTTGTTTGCTTAAAAGTGATTATTCTATTAtagatattttaaaaaagaaacaatgaAATACTTAGCTGCTTACTTGTTGTTAGTTCAAGGTGGTAACGCCACTCCATCAGCTTCTGATATCAGCGCTGTCTTGGAAACTGTTGGTGTTGAAGCCGAAGAATCCAGATTACAAGCtttattgaaagatttGGAAGGTAAAGATTTGCAAGAATTGATTGCTGAAGGTAACACCAAATTAGCTTCTGTCCCAACCGGTGGTGCTGCTGCTGGTGGTGCTTCCGGTTCTGCTGGTGCCGCTTCTGGTGCCGCTGCTGAagctgaagaagaaaaagaagaagaagctaaagaagaatctgatgatgatatggGTTTCGGTTTATTCGATTAGAGAAATCACTTGTCGCCTTTGCTGGTATGAGAGAAGTATATTTACATTATTTTgcattatatttatatatgtATTATAACTAATctaataaaaacaaaataactGAAAACGACTGCATGCTAGAGTAGATTTATGTAGTCCTGCCTGggttttgatttatttcttgTAGCTTTTCACGAAGATTGTCAGCAGTAAGATTTTTGGTATTGACCTTGTATGATATTTTCTCAACTAACATTCTAAAACGATTGAGTTCACTTTGTATGCTTGTTCGTGTATTATCTGGACCAGATAGAAGATTCGTTTCATGATCGTTGGGCGTGTTTACCTCTTCATCACTGTCGTATATTTGGTTCAGTTCAGGGTGTTGACTGTTGCTGACGGTTGAACGAACACCAACAATCTCCGATAATGTTTGGTGCAACCCTGATAAATACTCCAACTTCCCAGACTTGTATTTCAATCGGTCACTTATATTTATGAGGTCAGTCCTTAGCTTATCGTATTTATCGATCAACTCTTGATCTGGTTGTACGTTTGAAACATTCACTTCATTGGCAATTTCTTCGATAAACTCCTTTTTCATTTGCTCACTAGATATTGCTTCTTCCTGATCATCTTGAACTATATTTGTATTGGCTTCATCAGTTTCGTTATTCTCTACCTGCTCATCGTGCACCggatcattatcatcatcatccaaATCGTATTCATCTTGAATATCAGTTGTATCTGTACTGGATACAAACAAATACTTCAGATTGGGGAGTTCTTTTATTTGTGCTGTTAGCTCAgccaattttttgttttgatctTGGTTCGTTAGGTTATCAAAATCAGGCAATGTGATGGGTTCAATAAACGAATTGATTTTGAGCAATTGCAGGTTAACTATCTTTAGCTTCTGTTTTTCCAACTTCAAAATCTGCAGTACTATCtgattattgatttgtGATGGGAACAATTCATTGTTGCATTCTTTAATCTCGTTATTTAGTAGATTCAAAATTGTTTGTAACTCAGATTCGGTAATTTCTTCCTGTTCAGATAGAATGCTTCTGATTTGagaattaattttataCAGTTCATTTAGTATGTTAACTTGATCCTGAATGAAATTCTTTGTATATGTGTAAGAATGGTTCATTTTCGAGAGTGTAATCAACATGAACAATTATGGggaaatgaattgattgttttgatttttcgGTCCGTGTTTATGTGTGGTGCATTGCCatacatttttttcttttagcGCTAGATGATCAAGGTCGTGTACATCCCCCAATGAACagcacaaaaaaaaacaataataaccaAACACATTGGGTTGATGTTTAactaatatataaaatagATATTTCTATCAACTCATTctcaattttaattaatgttTGGTGGGAATTCAAGCGCCTTTGGGACTACTGGGCTCGGAAACAAGGCATCTAGCGGAAATGCATTTGCCAACCAATCTAATCCATTCGCAACAAGTTCAACAAACTCAGGGTTTGGTGGGTTTGGAGCCTTCAAGAAGTCCGAAACCAATACCAATGCATCATCTCAGCAATCTGGATTTGGAGGCTTTGGTACCAAGAGTAATACACCATCTCAACTGAGTGCATTTGGTAGTACAGGATTTGGTAACACAACCAATACATCAAGTGCCTTTGGGAACTCAGGTTTTGGAAATGCAGGATTGGCCAAATCGACCCCAGCATCTAATAGTGGTTTTGGTTCTAGCGGGTTTGGAAGTAAGGGTAACTCAGCAGGTTCAACGTTTGGACTGTCCGGATTTGGAACATCTGAATTTCTGCAGACAAATaccagcaacagcaacagtCTGCCATTTGGACAAATGGGAAACACAACTAAACCGTCCCCATTTGGAACAACAACCTCACAACCTTCTCCGTTTGGATCCACCACAACTCAACCATCTAATAACAAACCTTCACCATTTGGTCAAACAAGCTCATCACCTTCACCTTTTGGTTCAAGCGCAACcgcaacaacaactgcaACAAACACTTTATCTGCATTTGGATCATCTAGCAATAATAACTCAAACCCATTTGGTGGCCAATCATCAACAAGTTCACCATTCGGTCAATCACAG includes:
- a CDS encoding 40S ribosomal protein S15 (Similar to S. cerevisiae RPS15;~spliced gene); this translates as MVDATAPKKRTFKQFSFKGVDLKDLVEMPTEEFTKLCGARVRRRFSRGLDSKPMGLIKKLRAARAATEPNERPAVVKTHLRNMIVVPEMIGSVVGVYNGKVFNTVEIKPEMVGHYLGEFSITYTPVRHGRAGNASSKFMPLR
- the RPP2B gene encoding 60S acidic ribosomal protein P2 (In S. cerevisiae: a component of the ribosomal stalk, which is involved in the interaction between translational elongation factors and the ribosome); this encodes MKYLAAYLLLVQGGNATPSASDISAVLETVGVEAEESRLQALLKDLEGKDLQELIAEGNTKLASVPTGGAAAGGASGSAGAASGAAAEAEEEKEEEAKEESDDDMGFGLFD
- a CDS encoding conserved hypothetical protein (CGD describes this gene as an orthologue of S. cerevisiae RAD50. This is not supported by Fasta/BlastP alignments) — translated: MLITLSKMNHSYTYTKNFIQDQVNILNESYKINSQIRSILSEQEEITESELQTILNLLNNEIKECNNELFPSQINNQIVSQILKLEKQKLKIVNSQLLKINSFIEPITLPDFDNLTNQDQNKKLAELTAQIKELPNSKYLFVSSTDTTDIQDEYDLDDDDNDPVHDEQVENNETDEANTNIVQDDQEEAISSEQMKKEFIEEIANEVNVSNVQPDQELIDKYDKLRTDLINISDRLKYKSGKLEYLSGLHQTLSEIVGVRSTVSNSQHPESNQIYDSDEEVNTPNDHETNLLSGPDNTRTSIQSELNRFRMLVEKISYKVNTKNLTADNLREKLQEINQNPGRTT
- a CDS encoding nucleoporin, putative (Similar to S. cerevisiae NUP42;~In S. cerevisiae: subunit of the nuclear pore complex (NPC) that localizes exclusively to the cytoplasmic side; involved in RNA export, most likely at a terminal step), translating into MFGGNSSAFGTTGLGNKASSGNAFANQSNPFATSSTNSGFGGFGAFKKSETNTNASSQQSGFGGFGTKSNTPSQSSAFGSTGFGNTTNTSSAFGNSGFGNAGLAKSTPASNSGFGSSGFGSKGNSAGSTFGSSGFGTSEFSQTNTSNSNSSPFGQMGNTTKPSPFGTTTSQPSPFGSTTTQPSNNKPSPFGQTSSSPSPFGSSATATTTATNTLSAFGSSSNNNSNPFGGQSSTSSPFGQSQTSASIFGANNQTQSAFGTASTQNANSGFGSGNSTSSTIANTNQNSSTTNTANPFGSTSETTPTFSFISAQPKPQPEITGNIDIDIKDSTPDNDDSLPASILQAFNADMFTLGQIPDGPPPPELCR